One segment of Drosophila mauritiana strain mau12 chromosome 3R, ASM438214v1, whole genome shotgun sequence DNA contains the following:
- the LOC117145522 gene encoding xanthine dehydrogenase encodes MSTTFTINGQPYTVNLTDLPPDITLNTFIREHAQLTATKFMCLEGGCGACVCAVSDGKSTWTVNSCLKLLNTCAQLDIITCEGLGNQLTGYHPIQKRLAKMNGTQCGFCSPGFVMNMYGLMEQHGGRVTMEEVENSFGGNICRCTGYRPILDAMKSFAVDSTIDVSEENVDIEDLNLLARNCPRSGKACKGACRQSKLIYEDGSQWYWPSSLAEIFEALENVGDSEEFMLVGGNTAHGVYRRSPDIKHFIDVNGVEDLHQYSSDKEKLTLGASLSLTETMEIIRSTSKQSGFEYLEVLWHHIDLVANVPVRNSGTLAGNICTKKEHPEFPSDIFISFEALDVKVVAMKGIDDEKEMTLEEFLGDTDRKMLLKAFILPSYPKDMYIYDSFKIMPRAQNAHAYVNAGFLLELDGNSKVKSARICFGGIRPDFIHATDIEQLMVGHSPYESNLVEQTFSKLEGLVKPDEVLPDASPAYRSKLACGLLYKFLLKHAPDAEVSGKFKSGGELLQRPLSSGMQLFQTNKQTYPVTQGVQKLEGMIQCSGEATYMNDVLTISNSVYCAFVGATKVGATIDQIDASEALQHPGVVAFYTAKDIPGTNTFCEPSFGYEAEEIFCSGMVRHSEQPVGVIVALTADQAQRATKLVKISYSSPSSDFKLMPSLKDVFSSETPDTSRIIPLVISKLKEVKFSDKPDLEVRGIFEMGLQYHFTMEPQTTIIIPFEDGLKVFSATQWIDQTQSVIAHTLQMKAKDVQLEVRRLGGGYGCKISRGNQVACAAALAAHKLNRPVRFVQSLESMMDCNGKRWACRSEYQCHVKTSGRIVGLSNDFYEDAGWNTNESPVQGHSTFTAANCYEFTDSNFKLSGHAVLTDAPSSTWCRAPGSVEGIAMMENIIEHVAFEIQKDPAEVRLANISKKSKMATVLPEFLKTREYYSRKKEIEAFNANNRWKKRGLGLSLMNFPVIYIGQFPATVTIYHVDGTVVVTHGGIEMGQGMNTKIAQVAAYTLGIDLSYVKVESSTTINGANSMVTGYAIGSESVCYAVRKICETLNARLKPVRKAKATWVETVEAANAQLINLIASDHYKTGDMQNYHVLGLALSELEMDVLTGNILIRRVDILEDAGESLSPWIDVGQVEGAFVMGLGYWLSELLIYEGDNGRLLTNRTWNYKPLGAKDIPIDFRVELVHNPRPSSSGFMGSKATGEPPCCLAVSVIFALQQALQSARQDAGLPREWLRLGAPTTPETLLLNAGHQVSEFKLK; translated from the exons ATGTCGACCACCTTCACCATAAATGGACAACCGTATACAG TTAACCTTACCGACCTCCCACCGGACATAACTCTGAACACCTTCATCCGGGAGCACGCCCAACTGACGGCCACGAAGTTCATGTGTCTGGAGGGAGGATGTGGAGCCTGTGTTTGCGCAGTGAGCGATGGGAAGAGCACCTGGACAGTGAACTCG TGCCTCAAGCTGCTGAATACCTGTGCCCAGCTGGATATCATTACGTGCGAGGGACTGGGTAACCAGCTAACGGGCTACCATCCCATTCAGAAGCGGCTGGCCAAGATGAACGGCACCCAGTGCGGCTTTTGCTCGCCGGGATTCGTGATGAACATGTATGGCTTGATGGAGCAGCATGGCGGCAGAGTGACCATGGAGGAGGTGGAGAACTCCTTCGGTGGAAACATTTGTCGCTGCACTGGATATCGTCCCATTCTGGATGCCATGAAGTCCTTCGCGGTGGACAGCACCATTGATGTTTCCGAAGAGAACGTTGATATTGAGGATCTCAACCTCTTGGCTCGAAACTGTCCAAGATCGGGAAAAGCCTGCAAGGGTGCATGTCGACAATCTAAACTAATCTACGAGGATGGATCCCAGTGGTACTGGCCAAGCTCACTGGCGGAAATATTTGAGGCGCTAGAAAATGTCGGGGATTCGGAAGAGTTCATGCTGGTTGGAGGTAATACGGCTCATGGTGTCTATAGGAGATCCCCCGACATAAAGCATTTCATTGATGTGAATGGAGTGGAGGATTTGCATCAGTATAGTTCAGATAAGGAAAAACTAACATTGGGGGCTAGTCTCAGTTTGACCGAAACAATGGAAATAATACGAAGCACTTCGAAGCAATCAGGATTTGAGTATCTTGAGGTCCTGTGGCACCACATCGACCTAGTCGCCAATGTTCCAGTTCGAAAT TCGGGCACTTTGGCAGGCAATATTTGTACCAAAAAGGAACATCCGGAGTTTCCATCCGATATATTTATATCCTTCGAAGCTCTGGATGTCAAGGTTGTTGCCATGAAAGGCATCGACGATGAAAAAGAAATGACTCTAGAGGAATTTTTGGGTGATACGGATAGAAAAATGCTGCTCAAGGCTTTTATTCTACCTAGTTACCCCAAGGATATGTATATTTACGACTCCTTCAAG ATCATGCCACGAGCACAAAATGCCCATGCTTATGTCAATGCAGGATTTCTTCTGGAATTGGATGGCAACTCCAAGGTGAAATCTGCCCGTATTTGCTTTGGTGGAATTCGACCGGACTTCATTCATGCCACAGATATTGAACAACTAATGGTGGGTCACAGTCCCTACGAATCCAATTTGGTGGAGCAAACATTCAGCAAGCTGGAGGGTCTGGTCAAACCGGATGAGGTTCTACCCGATGCCAGTCCCGCCTACCGTTCCAAATTGGCCTGCGGACTGCTCTACAAGTTCCTCTTGAAACACGCCCCCGATGCGGAGGTCAGCGGAAAGTTCAAGAGCGGCGGTGAGCTGCTCCAGCGGCCACTCTCATCCGGCATGCAGCTCTTCCAGACCAATAAACAGACCTACCCCGTGACACAGGGCGTGCAGAAGCTGGAGGGCATGATCCAGTGCTCCGGAGAGGCCACCTACATGAACGATGTGCTGACCATTTCCAACTCCGTTTACTGCGCCTTTGTTGGCGCCACAAAGGTGGGAGCCACCATCGACCAAATCGATGCTTCGGAAGCTCTCCAACATCCAGGAGTGGTAGCATTCTACACTGCGAAGGACATTCCCGGAACGAATACTTTCTGTGAGCCCAGTTTTGGTTACGAAGCGGAGGAGATCTTCTGCTCTGGAATGGTGCGCCACTCCGAACAGCCTGTGGGTGTAATCGTGGCTCTAACTGCTGACCAAGCACAAAGGGCCACAAAACTGGTCAAGATCAGCTACAGCAGCCCTAGTTCCGACTTTAAGTTGATGCCGAGCTTGAAGGATGTGTTCTCCTCCGAAACTCCAGATACTTCTCGCATTATACCCTTGGTTATATCAAAGCTTAAGGAAGTTAAGTTTTCTGACAAACCTGATTTGGAAGTAAGGGGCATATTCGAGATGGGACTGCAGTATCACTTCACCATGGAACCCCAGACCACTATTATTATTCCCTTTGAAGATGGACTGAAGGTCTTCTCGGCTACCCAATGGATTGATCAGACTCAATCAGTGATTGCTCATACCCTGCAGATGAAAGCCAAAGATGTGCAACTAGAG GTTCGCAGATTGGGTGGTGGATATGGCTGCAAAATATCCAGAGGTAACCAGGTTGCCTGTGCAGCCGCCTTGGCTGCCCATAAGCTAAATCGTCCCGTTCGCTTTGTCCAATCGCTGGAGTCCATGATGGATTGCAATGGAAAAAGGTGGGCCTGTCGTTCCGAATATCAGTGTCACGTAAAGACCAGTGGCAGGATCGTCGGGCTGTCCAACGACTTCTATGAGGACGCTGGCTGGAACACAAATGAGAGTCCTGTGCAAGGACACTCCACTTTCACAGCAGCCAACTGCTATGAATTCACCGATAGCAACTTCAAGCTGAGTGGCCATGCTGTTCTTACCGATGCCCCCAGTTCCACTTGGTGCCGTGCTCCTGGATCTGTGGAGGGCATTGCTATGATGGAGAACATCATCGAGCACGTGGCATTCGAAATTCAGAAAGACCCAGCCGAAGTGCGACTAGCAAACATTAGTAAGAAGAGTAAGATGGCAACCGTACTTCCAGAGTTCCTCAAGACTAGGGAGTACTACTCCCGGAAGAAGGAGATCGAGGCATTCAATGCCAACAACCGATGGAAAAAAAGAGGCTTGGGTCTCTCCTTGATGAACTTCCCCGTCATCTACATTGGGCAGTTTCCGGCAACGGTGACCATTTACCATGTCGATGGCACTGTTGTGGTTACCCACGGTGGCATAGAAATGGGTCAGG GTATGAATACGAAGATAGCTCAAGTGGCGGCCTACACCCTAGGAATCGATTTGAGCTACGTGAAAGTGGAGTCCTCAACTACCATCAATGGAGCCAATTCGATGGTCACTGGCTATGCCATCGGAAGCGAGAGTGTCTGCTACGCAGTCCGTAAGATCTGCGAAACGCTCAATGCCCGATTGAAGCCAGTGAGAAAGGCCAAGGCCACTTGGGTGGAGACCGTGGAGGCGGCCAATGCCCAGTTGATCAACCTCATAGCCTCGGATCACTACAAGACCGGCGACATGCAGAACTACCATGTGCTGGGACTGGCCCTTTCCGAGTTGGAGATGGATGTGCTGACCGGCAACATTCTGATCAGACGGGTGGACATCCTAGAGGACGCTGGCGAGAGCCTGAGTCCCTGGATAGATGTCGGCCAAGTGGAGGGCGCCTTCGTCATGGGCCTGGGCTACTGGCTCAGCGAGCTGCTCATCTACGAGGGCGACAATGGTCGCCTGCTGACCAACCGCACCTGGAACTACAAGCCCTTGGGTGCGAAGGACATTCCCATTGATTTCCGCGTTGAACTGGTCCACAATCCACGACCGAGTAGCTCGGGTTTCATGGGCTCAAAGGCCACCGGAGAGCCTCCTTGCTGTTTGGCTGTTAGTGTGATTTTTGCACTTCAACAGGCTCTGCAATCAGCGCGCCAGGATGCAGGCCTTCCTCGGGAGTGGCTTCGCTTGGGGGCACCTACAACTCCAGAGACTCTGTTGCTTAATGCTGGCCACCAAGTTTCGGAGTTCAAGTTAAAATAA